The Populus nigra chromosome 4, ddPopNigr1.1, whole genome shotgun sequence genome contains the following window.
GTTTTGACTGTTGAAAAGGCTAACGGAGATAAGTACAGCTTCTAGATCAGCAAGAGAACTGGATATATACTGGGTTATTGAAACTGATTCTGCAAATGTTTATTCATGGCTAGCAACTTCCACTGTCAAACAGTGGAGGGTACAGAGCCTCTTCAACTCAATTGCCGTGTTGGGGAAAAAACTGAAGACAGTTCAATTCACTCACGCACCGACGGAAGAGAACGTCGTTAAGGTATGAACTCGGAAACCAAAAACTTGGAGCTTCAACGTAAATTTCTTTGTACTTTGTAAGTTTTTTATGTACAAGTGTTAAGCCATTAACTTGTTGGCTCCTATCCTGTATTCAATAAAGCTTCTCGATCatcacaagaaaaattcatgattGATCCTGTTCAAATTTGTCTGCTATCCTCAAAGAAGACAGCAATTTTGTGCTGATGTGTTTTCTTCGTGCTACAGTAGTAGATTAAACAATTAAGGGCgtgataagttttaaaaaaaaaactaaaagccaACATTAGTAAATTTTGTGGTCTTCTGGCATTTGTTGTTGACTTTCAACTCACTtttcgttaatttttttaaaattaaatttattttaaattaattttttgaattttttttatcattttaatgttatgatataaaaaataaatttttaaaaatattatatatatatatatatatattattttgatactataaaacattttaaaaaataatattactatatttttaaataccttttaaatttatagcatTGTGGTTTGGAATATTATGACGTGTATACTCTTCTGAGCAAAACTGATAATTGTTGCTTCTGAGGGTATTTTTGTCTTTTACGAGGGTTCACTTGGCGTTGCTGAATTAATTCGGGGCATGCCAATCTTCGCGTATTTGTTTTGCATGGTTTAGTgacttttttatccttaaaagcAAAATGGTATATACCTGTCACTTGGGGgtgtttttagcattttatatttaactgcacaatgaattattttttttttttttttttattatcgtgggtgtccgggccagcttgcgcgcacctcgactaatcccacgggccctgaagttaacgaccatgtaagcctccagtggccatcatatgagcaatcatagggtttgaacctgagacctaagagggagcaaaccccttagtcccaagctgcTGCACAATGAATTATTGAACTTACCCTTGGAGGCCAAAAAACAACGGGGGTGCAGGgacatttgtttatttttcttttagattttttgggTAATTGTCGAATTGAGAGAGGTTGTTCTGTCTTTTAGCAATTATAtagtattatttaaataattaatctgGAGGCACGTGGGGACTCCAATAAATTTATGGTGGCGCGTGTGGTTAATCTACATGGCTAAAAAGTGGCTTCCAATGCGGCGACGGAATCCTCTTGACAATCCCTACATGACAAAATGGTGTGTGTGTTCTTCTTCCCTTTTGGTTCGCCATCAATGGCCATCTATTTTATTCTCGCTCGTCTTATGAAAGCGAGTTCTCCCTCAAAAAGATTCAATGCAaactttttattagttttatcttAAGATTTGGCTCCTGCTCTTTAGATTAGTATATGTTTTATCCTAGAtactctatatataaaaaaatatatttttaatttcatcctctatatatttttttattttttaaatttgataattgaaaATTCAATGTAACCCTCCAGTTAATCTTTCTTTCTAAATCCGGTCTCccgtcttttattattatttgtttcattttaaataaattataaaattagatttttttcaatttcaccacatcattttttttatatttaatttagtccttactctttttatttttatttgttgtatttAAAATGGTTGATGtagttagtttgtttttttgatttcatataTACTTCTTGTGCTTTTTTGTCCTATTggattttttaactttatttatttagcttgattttattttgcaatctcatctttcaatattaaatttaccAGGTGTTGACCTTCTTAATTAAACCCGAATCTAGAGCTTAACAGGCTGTGAGCTTCAAATATTAATCAAGAGTTGGGAGGTTCACTcgagtttgcttggttttttttttttgatatcttttttcttatttcatcgtTTGGTATTTTTTTCACTCTCAATGGGATTTTTGTATCTCTTTGAAAGTAACACGagttacctttattttttttcttgtctttactAAATCCATATCTTTTAAAAggactttttaaaaatatattaaatttatttgtttcatttttcaattttaaattagcTAGGTTTTGCCTCATGTTTTGTGCTATTTGTTAGATCTTGtctttttaaaaggaattttgtctttttttaaaaaaattattttttcccacctttcaacattaaatttgtttGATATTGAGCTTTTTGATTGAGCCCATAATTGAAATTTAACGGGTAACGACTTTGAGAGATTAATTTGGGTTTAGAAAGTTCCCTCGAATTTGCTTGGTCCCCCCCAGTTTTTAGctccttttttttagtttcatcctcaaatatcttcttaatttttttttcacttctcaTGGGATTTtccattttgtttgaaaaaaacacgggctacttggattttttttggctttgttcaatttatatatatttttacgaGGATTGTtgcttttgaattaaattaaatcaattgatTAGATATAAACATCAGATGTTTTTCTGGGCTTTGttgcaatttcttttgaaaCCTAGCTTACCCTGAATCTCGGGTCCCTTAGGTCACGAGCCAACCCGTCGGGTCGAGGAGAGCTTTAAAACAatgtgttttgattttattttttcaatttttcaattattttttcaaatttggtatTCACTctcttgaatttaatttttattttagattcttttgtgAAATTGTAGCCTTAGGATTTTGTAATCATGCTcttcaattcaatatttgataatatttgaagtttgcccctcaatgtttttattttttagtttgattattaGCTTTTTTGTcagattttaatttgtttttaattttataattgtatccataatttttatttttttcaatttcatcgcTCAATaatactagatttttttttaaattttttttgttcattgatttttttatcttgatttcatcatttaacattttgaTTATTGTGGATTGATAGTTGTTATTTCTTCAACTCTCTTTCTATGACATCAAGTcgttaccttttttttccttataaaatacacttataatatatttttttaaaatatttttttttgtttattagtattttttttaatttcatcattcaacgcTTTAATTCTTATAAATTGACGGTTGTTATTTCTTTCCGTTCTTTTTCTATAAtatcaattcattaattttttttcttttttaaaatatactcaCAGGACTTAAACATTGTTTtcttacactttaaaaaattgcttttttttatatgtataaacgAGGTCAAGTTATTATTAGTCGAAATCAATTTACAAATGATAAGTGATAAGTGATAAGTGCAACTGATAAGTGATACTAATTAAgcgaaaataatcaaaacaattcaaattacATAATTTTCGAAACAAATGCCATGTTATGTAATAcagttaaaaatcattttttttattaatgtgaataTCCGGACTAGTTAGTGGATATCTCGATTAATTCTATCAGTTCTGAAGGtaacgatcatataagcctCCAATAGTCCTGGAGTTTATGAAACTTGAACTAGtgacctttaaaaaataaattagaaccGGACCAGTTGAGCtaagttaaaaatcaattttgttaaACCATACGCGTGTCTGTTATTATAATAATAcgtgtattttaaaagtaatttttatttaaaaataaattaaaataatttattgatatatattttttattttaacattgacatattaaaataattaaaaattatatttttttaatttaatattttttaatgcaaatataattttaaaacatatctaAAAACGATTGAGAATGCAATACTAAATAGACATCTAATGAATCCGACTCTTGATGATTAATagttaattataactttaaCACTATATAATTTTCCGTTTTGATATAATACGACTAAatcctctctttcttttattgtttcgtGCATTTCTATCTTCACTCATGTATATCTTACCTTTATATTTTATCGCGTGAGATCCTTCACATGGAATACAGtctcttttttagttttctccGGGTCTTGATGAATATCTCCTAATTAATTTTGggtatttctattattattttttgccacTGACATTCCATGGGTGCAAACAATGGGTGCAAACAATTGAAGCTTCccttccttttatttatttatttattattattaatgtggatgtTCGGGTCAATTTATGCATACCTTAACTAATCACATAAgtcttgaagttaacaatcatgtaagtttttagtgaccatcatattaacaaccatAAGATTCGAACATGAGATCACAGgaataacaaattttttaatcaaaaattctTATCATTGGACCACTTGCTAgataattgtttaaatttttttttgccatcaAGAATATTCTTTTTCTGGTATCACTATTCTCTTggtattttaagtttatttgtttttaaagtttttgatgttaatataataaaatcattgaaaagtatataaaaaatattaaattaatatttttttcaaaaaaaaaaaaaaaacaccacgaACTGCATTAACATTGCAGTCAAGATCAGGAATTACTCTAATCTTCGCCCGTGACGGGATAGTTTTCAtactaaaatattatatgataaataacCTTGTTTCAAGCGTGACGAGTCTCGCTATCACTAGCCCAGAAGCCTAGTGGTCACGTGACAAATACCTCAACTCTAGTTATTAATTTGtttgctaatttatttttacgaaCCATACCATGACAATGATATTAAATACGATAAAGGAGGTAATTTCTCACTTTCTTAAATATGTTAAAGAAAAACCTCAGAATAATATCTATACGGTGATATCTTTTAAACGCTGATATAAGATAGCATGCCAAAATTTGCTTAACTATAATCtcactattttataaaatttaattgctatcaatttaagtttattttttgagGATCTTTGACTTATATCTAAACATATTTAAACATAGATGCaatattttacattatttttaaaattagattgatATAGTAagtcaatcaaatatataaatttatttttattaaaaaaaatatttaactgaTTTATGATGAACTTTCCTCTTGAAATAATTGTTGagttaaaaaatcaagttaatccaATAATTAAGGTATGATCTAGTCAtcaatctattattattattattattttaaaattaaactaatattattttaattttaattatttctttcatataaatctagattaactttTCTATCTTAGATTAACTTTTCTTACTTGTAACTCGGAACTACCTCCGTTCagatttaaaactatgatattttGTAAACAACTTCAATAATATCATGTACATGGTGAAAGTGCAAAGCATCCAAAACCCTAAAGAAAGCGCAGAATCAAAATCGGACAGCAAATTTTATTTCCCATAAAGAACCTTCCATAAtcagaaacaaacaaaagaaacacgTTTTTCACCCGCCAATGAAGGCTAGTACCGTCATTAAATTTTACCAAACCGCGCTCCTCccattttttatactttaaacaAAATACCAGGGCGCGAAAACATGACCAATCTCCCGCTCCTTCTCTGACCATCCCCCTCCCTCTCACTATCCAACCCCGCGCCTCTCTTACCTTTATTTCTCCGCCTCTCACTACCTCCTCCCTCCCCCCCCTCCCCTCCTTCTCCCTTACACAATGCACTTTGAAAACCAACCTCATATCCCCCCCGCCACTCCCGGCGGATCCACCGCCTCCTTCACCTCCTTGGATATCCCCCACCGTGTCAAAAAGAACAGAGGAAATTACAACTGTGGACGTTGCGGTCTCCCCAAAAAAGGCCACGTCTGTCATCTCCCTCCTACATCCACCACTACCACTACACCAACGCAAACTCCAACTGACTCTTCTGTTTCAGTCTCCACTTCCACTTCTCGTCCTCCGCCACGCCAGCAGTACTCAAATCTCCGCAGAGCGTTGTCATTTGATGATACTGACTTACGGTGTGACTCACCGGAGGTTGAAATCGATGAATCGGAGATGGATCTGTTTGGTTCGGGCTGCGGGAAGTTGCCGGTGAGCTGTATGTGGGAGATTTTGAGGAGGTTGCCGCCGGCGGGGTTATTGGCGGCAGGTAGTGTGTGTAAGGGATGGAGAGAGACAGCGAGGAGGTTGTGGAGGGCGGCGGAAGAGCTTAGACTTAGGGTTCCACCTAGGTCTCAGCCTGGGTTTGTTGGATCTGTGTTGCAGAAGTGTCCTGGACTTAGTAGACTTAACCTTAGATTGGAAAGGTTAGGGTCTGTTCCCGAGAGGAATATCTTTTTTCAGATCTAGGGTTTCATGAAGTGGATCGGTTGGGGATTATCGgcattttggtttttataacgaaaattgataatattaacaTGATCTAAACAAAAAGCTACTAAGCTTTTCGAGGATTAAAAACAGTTAATTAAAATGTGGTTTGATTTATGAAGAGAAATGCTAAAATAACACAGATGTTTAATCTATTAAAAGCAATGAATTTTGATATCATGGTACTGTTTGATCTATATGCATCAATGCAGGAATAATCGCGGTCTAGCTGTTTAAGATTTTTAAGAGCCAAGCTTAAATGAGTGATTTTTGATTTCACCAGGccaattttttaacaaattgaaGCTGCTTTGAGTAGTTAAATTGATCttgtatgtttgattttttaattgattttgtttccttGGCTGTTGCAGTGATTTGGATTCGACTATGTTTGCTTGCATTGCGTTTTCTTGCCCTAATTTGGAGGTGGTGGAGATTTCTACATCTGAAACTGCAGTCAATAGGATAACTGGGTATGGTTTTTTTCCCAGTCTAActcattatttttcaatctgtTGTATATGGCTCATTTTCTCTCTATCTgcagaggtttttttttttttttttcctgtattgCTATTTAGTGATGGATATTGATAGTGAGCCAACTGGCAACTGGCAGAAAACCATCCTATGCCAACTATTTTGTTGTTATAATGCTTTGTGGCAGTGGTGGCAACAATGTAAAAGTGAAGCATTGAGTTATGGATTCAGGACTGATTTGTGATATTGAACCCAATTTTACTTGAAACGGGACAAGAGGTCCAATTTTGCATATGCTTTACATGGTCTTCCTGGTCATGGAATGTGACTACGCCTGCTGTGTTTAAGAGTGGTGCATCAATTAAAATGATCTAGACAATCATAGgctttttaggttttatttttaataatcagGCCTTCCTTCAACTTGCGAGGCAACATGCTCCCGGTAGACTTTTATTATTTGGGAgtataatgaatattttttttttctgtttcagttcttcaaataaaatattttctgccTAGGGTCTGTGTTCATTTCTTGTTCCTCGCCCCTTTAAATGTTATGTGATTAAAGAGTGAGTGTATGCTATTTGAGAAATGGCTGATAATTGGGTCAAATTTCTGATTTTTCTATGCAGTGATGAATTGGGTCGTTTTGTTGCTGATAAACGTTGCCTTACAAGTCTTAAGATGGAAGGATGTTCTAATCTAGGGGGTTTTGTTCTCTGTTCATCGAGTCTCTCTACACTTTGGCTTTCAGATCTGTATTGCCTATCTAAGAtggtaattatttatttcacttGCTTCATCTCATTTGGTGTGACCAGTCTTCTAGTTTGAAGCTCTTTGTTGTTTATATGAGAGGAGGACATTCAAGGTTGGCCTTCTGTTGGTTCATGCTTCCATGTTGTTTGGAAGATATTTGCTGGCGTTTAACACaagtcaatttttatttatctgcGGCCCTACTCTGTAGGTCTTTAACTGTCCCAATTTGAAGGAGATTTCCCTTGATTTTTCTCGCCAAGAAAATGACAGCACTGATCTTATTGCCATGGTTGATGGTCTGGGAAGGAGTTGCCCTCGGCTGCAAAATGTACATGTTGCATCAGTTCGGCTTTCTCATGCTGCAGTGCTTGCTCTCACAGCTGCAAACTTAAGGTTTGTCAAACAATTCCATTGTCAGCTTATATCCTTCAACTACAAAGTACCTTACCGCTATGTAATGTTCATTTGCTGAAATAGTTGTTTTAACACTATGAACTTCATAGGGGTTCTACTGGCATATTCTTTACATTTCTCTTATCTTATTGGACGACCTGCATAtatctaatataaaattttggGATGAAGCATATATCTAATGTGTGGTTGCTCCATAATTTTAGGGGGTTGCGGATGCTTTCAC
Protein-coding sequences here:
- the LOC133691370 gene encoding F-box/LRR-repeat protein 17-like; the encoded protein is MHFENQPHIPPATPGGSTASFTSLDIPHRVKKNRGNYNCGRCGLPKKGHVCHLPPTSTTTTTPTQTPTDSSVSVSTSTSRPPPRQQYSNLRRALSFDDTDLRCDSPEVEIDESEMDLFGSGCGKLPVSCMWEILRRLPPAGLLAAGSVCKGWRETARRLWRAAEELRLRVPPRSQPGFVGSVLQKCPGLSRLNLRLESDLDSTMFACIAFSCPNLEVVEISTSETAVNRITGDELGRFVADKRCLTSLKMEGCSNLGGFVLCSSSLSTLWLSDLYCLSKMVFNCPNLKEISLDFSRQENDSTDLIAMVDGLGRSCPRLQNVHVASVRLSHAAVLALTAANLRGLRMLSLVLGTEITDASVVAISQSYSKLELLDLSGSSISDSGIGMICNVFPGTLSRLLLALCPNITSSGIQFATAQLPLLELMDCGMTICDLSSQYPTSDESGDFELQTTFKNKLHLIYQKVIIKHSRLKKLSLWGCSGLDALYLNCPELIDLNLNSCKNLHPERVLLQCPSLESVHASGCHNLLIEGIQSQVSNNFAAMENQFPNKRLADGSKRVRVPQFLSQQPYDEDKKRRRIASRPCNVLVD